The Edaphobacter flagellatus sequence GTGCGGTCGAGTGGGCCTGGCTTGTCGCCGAGGCCGAAGAAGTGCTCGTTCTCGCCGCGTTGCTTGTAGACGCGAAAGCTATCTCCACGCCACACGGTGGGTCCGGCATCCTCCTGCAGAATGTGGCCATCGCGGTCGCGGATGATGAGGTGGAGGTTGTCGCCGACCTGTACGGCGAGCTGCTGGGTATGGAAGCCGTTGGTGTCTGCGCTGACCGGAATACGGCTGGTGCGGCTGGCGGGAAGCACGGCCCACGAGGCGTCCTCGGGAGGTGTTGTTCTCCATTCGCGTATGCGCAGCTTGTCTTGCTCGAGAGCTGTGACCTCGAGCGTGACTCCATTTGCAGTGGCGGTAAGGCCATTGGAGGTGACGTGAACCTGCTGCGCGATTGCAGCCTGTGGCGAAAGAAGAGCTGCCAAAAAGCAAATTGAGCAGACATGCCGTATACGCATATCCGGAACCTCACCATCTGCCGAAGCTTCCATGCAATCGGTTTACCTGCCTTTTCGGCTCAACTTTTCTTCAACAGATAAACCATTTCGATTCAATGCATTATCTGCGGATTATGCTTAGCCAGATCGAGCGAAAACAGGTCCGCGGTCGTCAGCCGAGCGCGAACCGCTACGGTCCCGTCGCGAAAAACACCGCAGAGAACGAGGTCGCTGAACTCGGTGGAATGGAGGTTTGCGATTCCTCCCAGATCTTCGGCACGTCCGTCGGCGATGGAGACACGGTAGACCGGCTGCCCTGGCTCCATAAAGGCATCGGCATAGACGGAGCGGCTGTCTGCCGACCAGACGGGATCGGCGGCAGAGCGGGTGGACAGCACACGCCACTGCTTCGTCGCTATGTCGTAGAGCTTGAGTTGCCGCTGATCGAGTGACATCGCGACGATGAAGCGTCCATCCGGCGAGATGCGAGGGCTGAAGAGATCACGCGAGCCGGGCAGCGTCGTGAGCTGATGCGATTTCAGGTCGAGCGCCTGAATCATGCGAGGAGCGGCGTCTTTGCCCAGAAGGTCGGGCGCCTGGCCCAGCACGATGGTTTGTCCGTCGGGCGACCAGGTGGGATCGGCGGTATTGCTATTGGTCTGCAGCAGAGGCTCGAGATCGCTGCCGTCGGCGAGCACCTGATAGATGCTCCACGCACCGGATGCGGCACGAGCCATGAGAGCGAGACGCGAACCATCGGACGACCAGTGTCCAGAGAAGACCTGAAGGTTTGCAGGGGTAAGCTGCAGCAACTCGGATCCGTCGGAGCGCGCGCGCCAGAGACGTCCCTCGGTGTCGACCCAGGCCAGCCATTTGCCATCCCGCGTCTCTTCGAGACGATGCGCTCCGCTGTAGAAGCTCTGCGCCGGGACAAACTCATGCGTTCCGGGATGAAGTAACTGGACCTCGCCCTGCGAAGAGACACCCGTCAGAAATATCTTTTCGCCGGTATGCGCAGGAACCGGTCCCTGGTAATCCAGTGGCCCATCGGTGAGCCTGACCGGCTGCGAGGATCGCGTGCCGAGCAACCACAGGTCCGATGTCATTCCCTGCACTGCCTGGAAGACGAAGCCGCTTCCATCGGGCATCCAGCTTCCGCAGCAGATTTTGCGCGATTGCGTCCAGCTGGTGAGGATGGGGTGGGCTTTGCGATCGTCGGAGGACAACTCCCACAGGGCCAGCGTGTGCGCGAGCGGATCGAAGAGCGTGAAACGAAGAACTTTTCCGTCAGGCGACCAGCGCAGCCAGAAGGCGCGTCCGGGAAGCGAAGCATATTTGACGGGATCGGAGCCGCTGGGCGGGGCGGTATAGAGATCGTTTCCAGCAGCGTAGAGGATGTTCTGGTCGTCCGGCATCCAGGTGGCATCGTGCGCGAGCGCGCGCATGACCCTTTGTGCCGAGCCTCCGGCGGAGGGAACAATAAATAGAGGCTGCTCGGATTGATTGGAGGCGTGACTGCGCACCAGAAGACGTGAGCCATCGTGCGAGATGTCGGCAATGGCGGGACCGGCAATCTCGTCCGGCAGCACGATGGGCTCGCCCTGGCCTCCTGCAATCGTGATGCGCTCAAGGTGCACTCTGCCATCACGAATGACGGAGGCGAAGAGGTGCAGGCCATCGGTCACGGTGACGGGAAAGACTTCGAGCGCGTCACCGCCTGGAAGAATTCTCTGCGCGTGGGTGATCTGGCGCAATGAAGGCACCTGCGGCTCGACGCGTCCTCCTCGGCCGAGGAGGAAACCGGCGAGCATGGCGAGGACGGTAAGACCTGCCACAGGAAGCCAGCGCAGCCAGGACCGGTTGATTTGGGGATGGTTTTGAAGCGGTGGCTCTTCCGCTGGGGAAGCGGCGAAGGGGTCCGGCAGAGCTTCCTCATCCACAAACGAAGTGAAAGGAATCGGGTTGGTGGCGGGGGGATCCAGTACCGTTACCGGAGCGATAAATCTGTATCCCCGGCGGGTCAGGGTCTCGACGAAACGAGGGTTTTCGGCGTTATCTCCCAGGGCCTCGCGAATCTTATTAATAGCTGTGCCCAGGGAGTGGTCAAAATCGACGTTTGTGCCTTTATCCCAGATACGCTCCTGGAGCTCTTCGCGGGTGATGACCTGACCGGGACGCTGAACGAGTTCGGCGAGGACCCGGAAGGGCTGGCCCTGAAGTTTGATCCGGAAGCCGCCGCGCCATAGTTCTCCCGAGGAGAGATCGGCCTCAAATGTTCCGAAGGCAACACGCACGGAATTTGAAACCTGCCGCATACGAACCCGCAACCCAAAATGTACCACTTACGGTAGGCAAAATGCATTCCCAACAGTTAATGTTTGGATGGAAATATAACTAAACAAATGACTTATCTGTTGATTCGACTTTCATCATAAAACGACGCCCGGGAGATGGAATTGCTGCGCCCGTTTCACCGACATTTCACGCTGTCGCGGGTAAGGCATTATGCCCGGCTGACATTTGGAGGCACTAACGCAATGAAACTCAAGTACAGGAGCTTTCGTTCCTACCTATTGATAGCCCTCTCCATACTCCTGTTGGGATCTGCCAATCTCTCGCTACAGGGGCAGACCGACACCGGTCGTGTCACCGGTATTGTGGAGGATGCTACCGAGGCCATCATTCCCGGCGCGACCGTCACAGTTGAAAATACACAGACGTCCGCCAAACAGACTGCGGTGACCGACAGTGCCGGCAACTTCAACTTCTCGGCCCTGCCGCGAGGATTGTATAAGGTCACCGCTACGATGAACGGTTTCCAGACGATGACCCAGAGCTTCGAGCTTCAGGTCTCTCAGACGCAGACCGTGACCTTCAAGCTGAGTGCCGGTGGCTCCGACCAGACGATCGAGGTCACCAGCGCGGCACCGATTGTCGAGCTGGGTTCTTCTGCTGTCGGCGAAGTTGTCGCCGGCCGACAGGTGACCGAGCTTCCGTTGAATGGCCGTAACTTTACGCAGCTTGCATTGCTGACTCCCGGCGTCACCCGCGGTAATTACGGCAACTCGGCTTCAGGCATAAACGGCGATGCCGAGACGTTCCGCAACAGTACCTCCGGGGGCGGCTCACTGTCGACCAATGGACTTCGCCCTCAGGCCAACAACTACATTCTTGACGGTATCGATAACAACGAAGGTCTCGTCAATACACTCAACTTCTTCCCCAACGTGGAGGCGACGGAAGAGTTCCGCGTCAACACGAGCACAGCACCGGCGGAGTTTGGACGCGCAGGCGGTGCGATCGTACAGACCTCGATCAAATCAGGCACCAACTCCTATCACGGATCGGCCTACTGGTTTGCCCGCTCTAACCTCTTCGACGCCAGCCCCAATTATCAGTTCCTTGGCGCAAGTAAGACACCAGCCCTCCCCTTTAAGCGCAACACCTTTGGCGGCACGCTCGGTGGTCCCGTCATTAAAGACAAGCTGTTCCTCTTCGGCGACTACTCCGGCCAGCGCGAGAGTACACCGCTGAATCCCGAGATCGTTACGGTGCCTACGGCACTGATGCGTCAGGGAAACTTCAGCGAGCTGCTTAGTTCGTCGATTACTGGCAATCCAACCCAAGCACCCGCTATCTGCGGTATCACAGGAGTCACGCCTCTTCCCGTCAAGGGAGGAATCTACGATCCCACTACCTGCCAACAGTTTCCTGGAAACATTATTCCGACGAGCCGCTTGAATCAGGCTGGTTTGAACTATCTCAATGCATATCCTCTGCCGAATATTCCTGGCACATTCAACGGTACGCAGAACAATTACCGCACGATTCGCCGCGATATCCGGAAGTCCAATACAATCGACGGAAGGCTGGATTACAACATCGGCGCCAATGATCGTCTGTTCGGACGCTTCAGCTACGACAACAGCAACTTCACGCGCACCTCGCGCTTTCCTGCGCTGCCAGCGGGCTTTGCTTCCGGCACAAACTATGTGCATGGACGCGGGTATGCGCTGGGTGAGACCCATATCTTCGGCTCCAACACGATCAACGAATTCCGCGCCGGTTATAACCGCTACACGTTTGCAAATGTGCCGGTCTTCAGCAATACACCCATCTCGGCCAATCTCGGCATCGTGAATGCCAACCGCACAGCTCAGCTTGGCGGTGGCGCTTTGATCGGCGGCAACGGCAGTCAGCTTGAGTACACAGGCGACTATGGCACGTATGTCGTTCCGGAGAACACGTACCAGCTTAACGATGCGCTATCGTATGCATGGAAGAGGCACGTGTTCAAGTTCGGCGGCAATGCGATTCGCCGTGAGGTGGCCTTCTTCCGTCCGATCTCAGGTAAGGGCTACTTCCAGTTGGGCAATGGCGACTTCACGGGCTATGACGTCTCCGAAGTGCTGGCTGGATTTGCTGACAACTACAGCATTGGCGCGCAGAGCGGACTGTTCGGTACGCGCAACTATGAGATTGGTGTCTTCGGGCAGGATGACTGGAAGGTCAGCCGCCGTCTGACGCTGAACCTCGGCGTGCGCTGGGATGTGATCACGTTCCCGTACGAGATGCACAACCGCCAGGCTGCTCTCAACCCGGCAAGCAGCGGCAGCAATCCGACGGAGTTCATCGCTGGTCAGAACGGCGTTGGACGCTCGATCATCAACAACCGCTTCAACAATTTTGCACCACGCATCGGCTTCTCCTACGACCTCTATGGCCAGGGCAAGACGGTGCTGCGTGGCGGCTACGGTATCTTCTACTTCCTGGATCGTGGCGGCATCGACAACCAGCTGGGACAGCAGGTTCCATTCGGCGGCAGCACGGCGTACTACGCTACCGGCGGATATCGCATTGCCTTTACGGGTCAGAATGCGCAGAACGGGTCGTTGAACAGCACGCAGGCTACGAATCCGCTGCCGCTGCCAACCACGTCACAGCTCACGGGAGCCAACGTCTTCGCAGTGAGCCAGACGGAGAAGCTGCCGACGGTGCAACAGTGGGACATGCAGATTCAGCAGGAGCTGACGCCGAAGCTGGTCGCAACGGTCGGCTACGTGGGCAACATCGCCACGCATCTGGCAACGGGCTACAACTTCAACAGCAAACCGTTCTCCGCTTCGGCGTCCGCGCCGACGGCGTTCCCCACGCTTGGGCAGGTGGTCTATAACCTGAATAATGGCGTGAGCCACTACAACAGTCTGCAGGCGCAGTTGAACTATCGTGCGTCCAAGGGACTTACGATGACGAGCTCGTACACGTGGGCGCACAACATCGACAACACGAACGGCTATCTCGGCTTCTATGCGGTCAGCGATCTGTACTTCTACGATCACCGGCTGAACAAGGGCAACAGCACGCTGGATCAGCGGCACGTCTTCGTTGCAAGCGCGCTGTACAACCTGCCGTTTGGCCGTGGACAGATGTTCGGCAGCAACATGAATCGCGGGCTGGACTATGTCATCGGCGGCTGGCAGCTGAACACCATCGTGCAGGCTCAAACAGGAACACCGTTCAGCGTTACGTTCCCTGCTTATGGCGGAGGCACCAGTCTTCGCGCCGATCTCACCGGTACGCAACCGATCTACCAACGCAGCATCTCGGGCTACTACCTGAATCCGGCAGCCTTCAGCAACATGCGTCCTTCGGGACGGCAGGGTACTTCGGGGCGTAACCAGTTCTTCGGACCTGGAAGCGTGAGCGGCGATGTTTCCCTGTTCAAGACGGTCGGCATTACGGAGCGTCTGAAGACGGAGCTGCGCGCCGAAGTGTTCAACGTAACGAATACACCGCAGTTCACCAACCCTGACGGCAATGTCACGGACGGCAGCTTCGGACGCATTACGTCAGCTCGCCAGGCCTCGGAACGTCAGATGCAGATGGCCATTCGTCTGCTCTTTTAGCAAGGGCGAGGCTTAACCAACTGAGGGGGCGTCGCAGCAAACCGCGGCGCCCTTCTTCTCTTGTGGCATACTTCTTCGGAGTTCTTGATCATGCTTCATCGCTTTACAGCGACTACCGCCGCACTGTTTCTCTGCTGCCTGCCGCTCCATGCGCAGGCACCACGCATCGACAAGATCGATCCGCCTAACTGGTGGATCGATATGCCTGCTCCGATGCTGCTGGTGAAGGGCGAACACTTGAACGGCGCTCGCTTTGCATTGGGACGACTGCCGATTGAACGCACCGTTATCTCGGAGAACGGTCACTGGGCGGAGTTGTGGCTGAGCGAGGATGAAGCGATAGCAGGCAAAGTCACGCTTAAGGTAATGACGCAGCAAGGAAGCGCGGAGGTGCCGTTTTCGTTCGATGCGCGCCGAGCAGCAACGGACAACTTTGCCGGTTTCTCTTCACGCGATGTGATGTACCTGATCATGACGGATCGGTTCGCCGATGGTGACCACACCAACGATGGCCCGACAGCAAAGGACTCCGCAGATAGCACAGCTGCTAAGGCGGAGCGCGCGAACCCTCGAGGCTGGCACGGAGGCGATCTACGCGGCATCATCGAGCATCTCGACTATCTGCAGGCTCTTGGTATCACTACGGTGTGGATCACGCCTGTTTACCAGAACCATAGCCCCGATGCGTATCACGGCTATCACGCTACCGATATGTATGCTGTCGACGAGCATTTCGGGTCGTTGAACGACATGAAGGCGTTGAGTCAGGCTCTCCATGCGCGCGGCATGAAGCTTGTGCTCGACACGGTGCCGAACCATGTTGGGCCGCGGCATCCATGGGTGGAGGATTCACCCGAGCCAACATGGTTCCACGGCACCAAAACCAACCATACTGCGGCGATCATGGACTTCCAGCCGCTTACCAATCCGTATGCGCCATGGCGTGATAAACGCGACATCACGGAGGGTTGGTTTGTCGATGCTCTTCCTGACAACAATCAGGATAATCCTGCAATCGCGAAGTATCTTATTCAGAATGCCGTCTGGTGGACGGAAGAGACCGGGCTCGATGGTTTGCGGATCGATACTTTCCCCTATGTCGGCCGCGAGTTCTGGAACGAGTTCGATAGTCAGCTCCGTGCGCTCTATCCCAACCTCACGACGGTTGGCGAAATTTCCAATCCTGATCCGCAGATCGTCTCTTCGTTTGCAGGTGGCGTGACGCGCAATGGTGTCGACACGGGTCTGTGGACGCCGCTCGACTTTCCACTTCACTATGCGATCCGCAGCGCTTTCACGGGTAATGGATCGATGCAGGACCTGGCCAGCGTGTTGCGACAGGACGCGCTTTATCCGCACCCGGAGCGGCTTGTCCCATTCATCGACAATCATGACCTCATTCGGTTTGCCAGTGAGCCGGGCGCGAGCTTGCAGGCCAACAAGCTCGCCATGGCGTTTTTGCTGACCGTGCGTGGCATGCCGCATCTGTACTCGGGTGACGAGATCTACATGGAGGGTTATCAGGACCCGGACAACCGCCGCGACTTTCCGGGTGGCTTTCCGGGTGAAAAGAACAATGTCTTCGAGGCATCTGCACGTACGCCGGTGCAGGCAGAGATGTTCGATTGGACGAGCCGCTTGCTTGCGCTACGCAGGAAGATGCCAGCATTGCTCACTGGCGACATGCAGATCCTTTACTGCTCGTACGATTCGATCGTGTACACACGCACAGCTGGAGAACAGCGTGTCCTGATTGCAATTCATCGCGGCAGCGAAGGTGCAATCCTTCATGTGAGCACAGCACAGACTGAGCTTGAGCATCATGCGGCCAGCTCATTCCTTTTTGGTATAGGAGCAGTTCGCAATGAGGCGCAAGGCCTTGCGATTGAACTTCCTTCAAACGGAGTGCTTATTGCATCGATGCAATAACTCGAAATCAGCTTTCTCTTGCAAGAGTTATTGTGTCGATAGATGCCATTCGCTTTTACCAACTGGCACCTGAATCGTCCACTTACTTTGTTTTGAGGGATTGGTTTGGGTTCCGGCTTGATTCATTGAAAATTCGTGCGGATTGCTGATGGTCAATTTTGTAGCTTTTGCAGCTTCCAACTGGAGCACTGTCTGACCATGTTCCACTTGCACTAAAGAAAGCGTGAGCGGATCATTCGCAACCAGATTCCATCGTGATGCGGGAAGTTCCAGACTTGTTCCGTTGACGAGCAATGTGCCTTGCGGCCAATGTGCCGTTAGCGTAGAGCTGTCCTGATATTTTGCGTCGCTGCTTGAAACGAGCACAGTGAAATCATCCGCCTGAAGCTGCCACCCCTTCTCTGTTTGTTTCCATTCGACCGGTGCGCTTTGCGTGTTGAAGCTAAACACGCTTCCGAAGAGTGCCTGTCTTTGTTCCGTCGCCGTTTCGAAATCAAGGCGCTTCGATTTTTCTATGAGTGCTTTTTCGGATTCGACGTAAGAAGCCAATGGCAGCGGTGCGAATTTTTGAACCATCTCCAAGGGCGATGAAGCAGCGATGGAGGCGTGGAGCGATGTGTCTCCTGATTGCATTGCAAACGTGTGGCGGCTTGTATCTATGG is a genomic window containing:
- a CDS encoding winged helix-turn-helix domain-containing protein — its product is MRQVSNSVRVAFGTFEADLSSGELWRGGFRIKLQGQPFRVLAELVQRPGQVITREELQERIWDKGTNVDFDHSLGTAINKIREALGDNAENPRFVETLTRRGYRFIAPVTVLDPPATNPIPFTSFVDEEALPDPFAASPAEEPPLQNHPQINRSWLRWLPVAGLTVLAMLAGFLLGRGGRVEPQVPSLRQITHAQRILPGGDALEVFPVTVTDGLHLFASVIRDGRVHLERITIAGGQGEPIVLPDEIAGPAIADISHDGSRLLVRSHASNQSEQPLFIVPSAGGSAQRVMRALAHDATWMPDDQNILYAAGNDLYTAPPSGSDPVKYASLPGRAFWLRWSPDGKVLRFTLFDPLAHTLALWELSSDDRKAHPILTSWTQSRKICCGSWMPDGSGFVFQAVQGMTSDLWLLGTRSSQPVRLTDGPLDYQGPVPAHTGEKIFLTGVSSQGEVQLLHPGTHEFVPAQSFYSGAHRLEETRDGKWLAWVDTEGRLWRARSDGSELLQLTPANLQVFSGHWSSDGSRLALMARAASGAWSIYQVLADGSDLEPLLQTNSNTADPTWSPDGQTIVLGQAPDLLGKDAAPRMIQALDLKSHQLTTLPGSRDLFSPRISPDGRFIVAMSLDQRQLKLYDIATKQWRVLSTRSAADPVWSADSRSVYADAFMEPGQPVYRVSIADGRAEDLGGIANLHSTEFSDLVLCGVFRDGTVAVRARLTTADLFSLDLAKHNPQIMH
- a CDS encoding TonB-dependent receptor; protein product: MKLKYRSFRSYLLIALSILLLGSANLSLQGQTDTGRVTGIVEDATEAIIPGATVTVENTQTSAKQTAVTDSAGNFNFSALPRGLYKVTATMNGFQTMTQSFELQVSQTQTVTFKLSAGGSDQTIEVTSAAPIVELGSSAVGEVVAGRQVTELPLNGRNFTQLALLTPGVTRGNYGNSASGINGDAETFRNSTSGGGSLSTNGLRPQANNYILDGIDNNEGLVNTLNFFPNVEATEEFRVNTSTAPAEFGRAGGAIVQTSIKSGTNSYHGSAYWFARSNLFDASPNYQFLGASKTPALPFKRNTFGGTLGGPVIKDKLFLFGDYSGQRESTPLNPEIVTVPTALMRQGNFSELLSSSITGNPTQAPAICGITGVTPLPVKGGIYDPTTCQQFPGNIIPTSRLNQAGLNYLNAYPLPNIPGTFNGTQNNYRTIRRDIRKSNTIDGRLDYNIGANDRLFGRFSYDNSNFTRTSRFPALPAGFASGTNYVHGRGYALGETHIFGSNTINEFRAGYNRYTFANVPVFSNTPISANLGIVNANRTAQLGGGALIGGNGSQLEYTGDYGTYVVPENTYQLNDALSYAWKRHVFKFGGNAIRREVAFFRPISGKGYFQLGNGDFTGYDVSEVLAGFADNYSIGAQSGLFGTRNYEIGVFGQDDWKVSRRLTLNLGVRWDVITFPYEMHNRQAALNPASSGSNPTEFIAGQNGVGRSIINNRFNNFAPRIGFSYDLYGQGKTVLRGGYGIFYFLDRGGIDNQLGQQVPFGGSTAYYATGGYRIAFTGQNAQNGSLNSTQATNPLPLPTTSQLTGANVFAVSQTEKLPTVQQWDMQIQQELTPKLVATVGYVGNIATHLATGYNFNSKPFSASASAPTAFPTLGQVVYNLNNGVSHYNSLQAQLNYRASKGLTMTSSYTWAHNIDNTNGYLGFYAVSDLYFYDHRLNKGNSTLDQRHVFVASALYNLPFGRGQMFGSNMNRGLDYVIGGWQLNTIVQAQTGTPFSVTFPAYGGGTSLRADLTGTQPIYQRSISGYYLNPAAFSNMRPSGRQGTSGRNQFFGPGSVSGDVSLFKTVGITERLKTELRAEVFNVTNTPQFTNPDGNVTDGSFGRITSARQASERQMQMAIRLLF
- a CDS encoding alpha-amylase family glycosyl hydrolase translates to MLHRFTATTAALFLCCLPLHAQAPRIDKIDPPNWWIDMPAPMLLVKGEHLNGARFALGRLPIERTVISENGHWAELWLSEDEAIAGKVTLKVMTQQGSAEVPFSFDARRAATDNFAGFSSRDVMYLIMTDRFADGDHTNDGPTAKDSADSTAAKAERANPRGWHGGDLRGIIEHLDYLQALGITTVWITPVYQNHSPDAYHGYHATDMYAVDEHFGSLNDMKALSQALHARGMKLVLDTVPNHVGPRHPWVEDSPEPTWFHGTKTNHTAAIMDFQPLTNPYAPWRDKRDITEGWFVDALPDNNQDNPAIAKYLIQNAVWWTEETGLDGLRIDTFPYVGREFWNEFDSQLRALYPNLTTVGEISNPDPQIVSSFAGGVTRNGVDTGLWTPLDFPLHYAIRSAFTGNGSMQDLASVLRQDALYPHPERLVPFIDNHDLIRFASEPGASLQANKLAMAFLLTVRGMPHLYSGDEIYMEGYQDPDNRRDFPGGFPGEKNNVFEASARTPVQAEMFDWTSRLLALRRKMPALLTGDMQILYCSYDSIVYTRTAGEQRVLIAIHRGSEGAILHVSTAQTELEHHAASSFLFGIGAVRNEAQGLAIELPSNGVLIASMQ